The Pagrus major chromosome 10, Pma_NU_1.0 genome contains a region encoding:
- the znf219 gene encoding zinc finger protein 219, with translation MDSPPECVLSLSCEQPQSPPTLPSLDHSPQASSPHTLLSLPDSPVVLPIHSPEPSPQSLDTTPYFPLSPFPLHEENNNHHDIDEEDDEEELDGVPPSPTPAVALFPGGGGQDAGCSPCLDSSPPVTPSAPVLGFGALELALTSGQSGNCNDELDLQLFQKDTVTRPTPGVGGASSGPALRFPCHVCGKRFRFQSILSLHARAHSLDRDRRASALYRTGLPSAPLKQHLKIQQNHKDLTQNHRGHPNQCLLPGTLIQHLTEDDDVDGEVKGLDDGLQTDQNPNFLLDDNTPLTPPLTEDPVSVTSPYSATIVEGASTPIAPTFRCHACKGKFRTALELARHVRILHNPYKCTLCPFSASQEESLASHLQECHPSPEVPALPPVFNSRPVIATPDTPVPTPTHTPAPTPSTPQITSASAAAASPALPAFRCETCGQRFTQSWFLKGHMRKHKDSLDHKCQVCGRGFKEPWFLKNHMKVHLNKLGLKAGLGALGGPGGAEQQAKGSASNQSLNALYSSLLLAQRGGGRGGHGRSERETGGRMGMGSSKSAILGYLGLPSDGSGASCMERLQAVAQVAEMGNGGGIGGSGGGGATRGGGGTGETASVSEGGDQATWWQLVARSLAVAQQQQQRPQQRGQQQGQRGPGRSSVITEADQVRAYLGGLDPRDDSGAGGPWECPDCGKLFRSLQQVVVHARVHTQRPQKGGGGEEEGGGSRRGMGLGRGGSGEVRQESQLHGGGSQQTGEMRQESKLHSGGSQQAGAATGFHSVISSFKGENGLTAVSSIPSVPTRERVRGRGIKDCPYCGKAFRSSHHLKVHLRVHTGERPYKCPHCDYAGTQSGSLKYHLQRHHREQRNALAASSNSSSSGLTSTINSLTSGTSGLAKQRRSQLNHCPVNRGPTDSPTSRPSQQSWLLGLPDQREHRKALAALRDVDLETQYRYLSGVMGALYQGGMEGGWIRESPPPKAPKVSRRKPLTTSRMVQPLSDKEGSAPSTQEGGFEPLDLSRRTSPGLGGMEEDGSMSVGEGGGVSGADGGGDSSTGVKLSQCLFCPFRTSSSELMAMHLQVNHTSKSRRKRGPPTTLEDDGAPKATKPRTDHSDLDSLTIWRHVSEPESQASKGEWSSTQGKILNGLSEDTAEHLENILTHPESNVASASNNVRDDLALKGKMVEDEEEQEEELEDNLENSSLEDSQDQDLRMSLALSPALSSNHMVGEEERVLTD, from the exons ATGGATTCTCCGCCAGAGTGTGTGTTGTCTCTTTCTTGTGAGCAGCCCCAGTCCCCCCCAACGCTGCCATCCCTGGACCACAGCCCCCAGgcctcctctcctcacacccTGCTCTCTCTACCCGACAGCCCCGTTGTCCTGCCCATTCACAGCCCCGAACCTTCCCCTCAGAGCCTGGACACCACGCCTtatttccccctctctcccttcccccTCCACGAGGAAAATAACAATCACCACGATATTGATGAAGAAGATGACGAGGAAGAACTGGATGGAGTTCCTCCCTCCCCGACCCCGGCAGTGGCGCTGTTCCCAGGAGGAGGTGGACAAGATGCTGGATGCAGCCCGTGTTTGGACTCCTCTCCACCGGTCACACCATCAGCACCAGTCCTCGGGTTCGGAGCCCTGGAGCTTGCCCTCACATCAGGGCAAAGTGGAAACTGCAATGACGAGTTAGACCTCCAGCTGTTCCAGAAGGATACTGTCACCAGGCCGACACCTGGAGTTGGAGGGGCCTCGTCAGGGCCTGCGCTCAGGTTTCCCTGCCATGTATGTGGGAAGAGATTCCGATTCCAAAGCATTTTGTCTCTTCATGCTCGAGCTCACAGTCTGGACAGAGACCGCCGAGCTTCGGCCCTATACCGAACTGGACTCCCCTCAGCACCCCTAAAGCAGCACCTCAAAATCcaacaaaaccacaaagacTTAACCCAGAATCACAGAGGACACCCAAACCAGTGTTTACTGCCAGGGACTCTCATCCAGCATCTCACAGAAGACGATGATGTTGATGGTGAGGTCAAAGGTCTAGATGACGGCTTACAGACAGACCAGAACCCAAACTTTTTACTGGATGACAACACACCTTTGACGCCTCCACTTACAGAGGACCCTGTTTCTGTGACCTCTCCCTATTCTGCTACCATCGTGGAGGGTGCGTCTACTCCTATCGCGCCCACGTTTCGCTGCCATGCCTGCAAAGGAAAATTCCGCACGGCTTTGGAGTTGGCGCGCCATGTTCGCATTCTCCACAACCCGTATAAATGCACTCTTTGTCCTTTCTCTGCCAGCCAAGAAGAGAGTCTGGCATCTCACTTGCAGGAGTGCCACCCTTCCCCAGAGGTACCTGCTCTGCCACCGGTCTTCAATTCCAGGCCAGTCATTGCAACCCCTGACACTCCGGTGCCCACACCGACCCATACCCCAGCCCCGACCCCAAGTACCCCGCAGATTacatcagcctctgctgctgctgcatctccTGCACTGCCAGCATTTCGCTGTGAAACTTGTGGACAGCGGTTTACCCAGTCCTGGTTCCTGAAGGGACACATGCGAAAGCACAAGGACTCCTTGGACCATAAGTGCCAGGTATGCGGCCGTGGCTTCAAGGAGCCTTGGTTCCTCAAAAACCACATGAAAGTACATCTCAATAAGCTTGGGTTGAAGGCTGGACTCGGAGCCCTTGGAGGGCCAGGAGGTGCGGAGCAGCAGGCAAAAGGCTCTGCTAGTAATCAGTCTCTTAATGCGCTCTACTCAAGCCTCCTTCTGGCCCAGCGAGGAGGTGGCAGAGGTGGACATGGAAGatcagagagggagactggtgGGAGGATGGGGATGGGCTCAAGCAAGTCAGCCATCCTGGGCTACCTGGGATTGCCCAGTGATGGCAGCGGGGCCAGCTGCATGGAGAGACTTCAAGCAGTGGCTCAGGTAGCAGAGATGGGAAATGGTGGCGGCATTGGTGGctcaggaggagggggagcaactagaggaggagggggcacAGGTGAGACTGCATCAGTTTCAGAAGGAGGGGACCAGGCAACATGGTGGCAGCTGGTGGCTCGCAGCCTGGCAgtagctcagcagcagcagcagaggcccCAGCAGCGAGGCCAGCAGCAAGGCCAGCGAGGTCCTGGTCGGAGCTCGGTGATCACGGAGGCCGACCAAGTCAGAGCCTACCTTGGAGGCCTGGATCCAAGAGATGATTCAGGAGCAGGAGGGCCTTGGGAATGCCCAGACTGTGGAAAGCTATTCCGCAGCCTGCAGCAAGTGGTGGTTCATGCCCGCGTTCACACTCAGAGGCCCCAGAAAGGAGGTGGCGGCgaagaggaggggggtggtAGTCGTAGAGGAATGGGACTAGGAAGAGGAGGCAGCGGTGAAGTGAGACAGGAATCTCAGCTACACGGTGGTGGATCCCAACAAACAGGAGAAATGAGACAGGAATCAAAACTGCACAGTGGTGGATCACAACAAGCGGGGGCAGCTACAGGGTTTCACTCTGTCATCTCAAGCTTCAAAG GAGAAAATGGCTTGACAGCAGTCTCCTCCATACCTTCAGTTCCCACCAGGGAGCGAGTGCGTGGAAGAGGGATAAAAGACTGCCCCTACTGTGGTAAAGCCTTCCGCTCTTCACACCATCTCAAAGTACACCTGAGagttcacacag GTGAGAGACCCTACAAATGTCCCCACTGTGACTATGCGGGTACCCAGTCAGGCTCACTGAAGTACCACCTCCAGCGGCACCACAGGGAGCAACGCAACGCCTTGGCAGCTTCCTCtaattcctcctcctctggtctCACCTCCACTATCAACAGTCTGACCTCTGGAACCTCTGGGCTGGCCAAGCAGCGTCGTTCCCAGCTCAACCACTGCCCGGTGAACCGAGGCCCAACCGACAGCCCCACTTCTCGGCCCAGCCAGCAGTCCTGGCTCCTGGGGCTCCCAGACCAGCGGGAGCATCGCAAGGCCTTGGCGGCTCTAAGGGATGTGGACTTGGAGACCCAATACAGGTATCTGTCTGGGGTGATGGGGGCCCTTTACCAAGGTGGAATGGAAGGAGGCTGGATCAGAGAGTCTCCTCCACCGAAGGCCCCTAAAGTGTCCCGTCGTAAGCCCCTTACTACTAGCCGAATGGTTCAGCCGTTGAGTGACAAGGAAGGGTCTGCACCTTCAACTCAAGAGGGTGGGTTTGAACCCCTGGATCTGTCCCGTCGTACCTCACCTGGCCttggagggatggaggaggatgGGAGCATGAGTGTCGGTGAAGGAGGTGGTGTCAGTGGCGCAGATGGTGGAGGAGATAGTTCAACAGGGGTCAAACTGAGCCAGTGTTTATTCTGCCCTTTCCGTACATCCTCATCAGAGCTGATGGCCATGCATCTCCAGGTCAACCACACCAGTAAGTCTCGACGCAAGAGAGGCCCTCCGACTACCTTAGAAGACGATGGAGCTCCTAAGGCCACCAAGCCCCGGACCGATCACTCCGACCTCGACTCTCTGACAATATGGAGGCATGTGAGTGAGCCGGAGTCCCAGGCATCCAAAGGGGAATGGTCCTCAACTCAGGGCAAGATCCTGAACGGGCTATCTGAGGATACAGCAGAACATCTGGAAAACATCCTCACCCACCCAGAATCCAACGTGGCTTCAGCGTCCAACAATGTAAGAGACGATCTGGCACTCAAGGGGAAGATggtggaggatgaggaagagcaagaggaggagttGGAAGATAATTTGGAGAACAGCAGTCTGGAGGATTCACAGGACCAGGATCTGAGGATGTCCCTTGCTCTGTCACCAGCCCTGAGCTCCAACCACATGGTGGGTGAGGAGGAAAGAGTCttaacagattaa